A stretch of Aureispira sp. CCB-E DNA encodes these proteins:
- a CDS encoding T9SS type A sorting domain-containing protein → MKQILLILFLCCWGGVLLKGQSITSVVPSQNPVRGGEVLTVNISGSGTNFSAGSANYIAAIFGSTSVHGIVDLNTVTNTNMDVTFYVPCGVCGNADLSVTTPANGQMTYANAFSVSCGQITSVNPNVGTVGQNLTVGISGTNMNFGQGSNAAWVYFYDPATGNYLFPSTNPGGTSNSITVDVNIPQGTCNGSYDVIVYPGSNSCAITMPNAFDVIGNTGQITMVNPDTITPGQTLPITISGTGVNFQQGSLLVYFRKSNGQRFYATASNVSANSVTVNYTTPNYMCGGSYDVCVEQTPNTCPVCFEDGLYVNAQNVPAVITNVTSSPSPAQGGQSLVLNISGTGIDFTQGSSMYFMLRNTVTGAGVGSSFSAPISTNEVMAYFNSMPYDCGNYDLEVYVPNTCSNNILTYNNAVTVSSTLNPVLYSVYPYPSPTAGQLRLRLSGANIDFTQGSSMLSVRLVSPTTGTVLTGSNIIPSNFSNSIATVDFTPSVNDCGYYNLEVMNVPVGCGGTTTVGYHRLVGVNIRHCASNAPSSLTTHSGGNNNSIVSKVNDGLDGLEGENDLQILDATDVGSNGLLVQVFPNPMDEETTILVEAEEQKVLNFALYDVLGQQVKQVEFNSNERLQVNRENLPAGMYIYRILDATGNPLHVGKLEMK, encoded by the coding sequence ATGAAACAAATACTGTTAATACTTTTCCTCTGTTGTTGGGGAGGAGTATTATTAAAAGGACAATCAATAACCTCGGTTGTTCCTAGCCAAAATCCAGTTCGAGGGGGGGAAGTGCTTACTGTGAATATCTCTGGAAGTGGAACAAACTTTTCAGCAGGAAGTGCTAACTATATTGCTGCTATATTTGGTAGTACTAGTGTACATGGTATAGTAGATCTGAATACAGTTACGAATACCAATATGGATGTTACTTTTTATGTGCCTTGTGGTGTATGTGGCAATGCAGATTTATCTGTTACTACTCCTGCAAATGGGCAAATGACTTATGCGAATGCATTTAGTGTTTCTTGTGGTCAGATTACGTCTGTTAACCCTAATGTAGGAACGGTAGGTCAAAACCTAACGGTAGGTATATCAGGTACAAATATGAATTTTGGTCAAGGAAGCAATGCTGCTTGGGTGTATTTTTACGACCCAGCTACGGGCAATTATTTGTTCCCTAGTACCAATCCAGGCGGTACATCGAATAGTATAACAGTTGATGTAAATATACCTCAAGGGACTTGCAATGGTTCTTATGATGTGATTGTCTATCCGGGTAGTAATTCTTGTGCCATTACGATGCCCAATGCGTTTGATGTTATTGGAAATACGGGACAAATTACAATGGTCAACCCTGATACTATTACTCCAGGGCAAACATTACCAATTACTATTTCAGGAACAGGGGTTAATTTTCAACAAGGAAGTTTACTTGTTTATTTTAGAAAATCTAATGGTCAACGATTCTATGCGACAGCTAGTAATGTTTCAGCCAATAGTGTAACCGTTAATTACACAACACCTAATTATATGTGTGGTGGAAGTTATGATGTTTGTGTAGAGCAGACACCAAATACTTGCCCAGTTTGCTTTGAAGATGGTTTGTATGTAAATGCTCAAAATGTTCCAGCGGTTATTACGAATGTAACTTCTAGCCCGTCTCCAGCACAAGGTGGACAATCATTAGTCCTTAATATTTCGGGAACAGGAATTGATTTTACTCAAGGATCGTCTATGTATTTCATGTTGAGAAATACGGTAACAGGAGCGGGAGTAGGATCTTCTTTCAGTGCACCAATTTCAACTAATGAAGTTATGGCGTACTTTAACTCAATGCCGTATGATTGTGGAAATTATGATTTGGAAGTTTATGTTCCAAATACTTGTTCAAATAATATTTTAACTTATAATAATGCTGTAACCGTAAGTAGTACATTGAATCCTGTATTGTATAGCGTCTATCCTTATCCATCACCGACAGCGGGTCAGTTGAGATTGCGTCTGTCTGGAGCAAATATTGACTTTACACAAGGTTCGTCTATGTTGTCTGTTCGTTTGGTTAGTCCTACAACAGGAACAGTGTTGACAGGTAGCAATATTATTCCAAGCAACTTTAGCAATTCTATAGCAACAGTTGATTTCACTCCTTCGGTAAATGATTGTGGTTATTATAATCTAGAAGTAATGAATGTTCCTGTTGGATGTGGAGGAACGACAACAGTTGGTTACCATAGACTGGTAGGGGTAAATATTCGTCATTGTGCTAGTAATGCTCCTTCTTCTCTTACGACTCATTCTGGCGGAAATAACAATTCGATAGTTTCTAAAGTGAATGATGGTCTTGATGGACTAGAAGGAGAGAATGATTTGCAGATATTGGATGCAACAGATGTTGGTAGTAATGGACTATTGGTTCAAGTATTTCCAAATCCAATGGACGAAGAAACTACTATTTTAGTAGAAGCAGAGGAACAAAAAGTGTTGAACTTTGCCCTTTATGATGTATTAGGTCAACAGGTAAAACAAGTAGAATTCAACTCGAATGAAAGACTTCAAGTGAATCGCGAAAATTTACCTGCTGGTATGTACATTTATAGAATTTTAGATGCGACAGGAAATCCACTTCATGTAGGTAAGTTAGAGATGAAATAA
- a CDS encoding 7-cyano-7-deazaguanine synthase has translation MTYKALIPFSGGIDSTAGLYLTLTRYPKEHFLVFKVNLINGECASRTVKEEQAVHHILDELRRMGIQNFTFKRLSFDYSQLGPPPIWDSEAVNFAAATCLRAHPEISEMVEGAIADDYLQEGFQDRLDQIEKILYLVSEQKKEDFKIVFPLKNMFKYEVMKAIPPNILKLTWSCRYPEGAANWELKRCHKCSTCETIDAVLKKHPDEFRFLQDSWL, from the coding sequence ATGACTTACAAAGCTTTAATTCCATTCTCTGGCGGTATTGACAGCACAGCAGGTTTGTACCTAACCCTAACACGATATCCTAAAGAACATTTCCTTGTTTTTAAAGTAAATCTAATTAATGGCGAATGTGCCAGCCGAACCGTAAAAGAAGAACAAGCCGTTCATCATATTCTTGACGAGTTGAGAAGGATGGGAATTCAGAATTTTACATTCAAACGACTCTCTTTTGACTATTCTCAATTGGGTCCTCCTCCTATTTGGGATAGCGAAGCCGTGAATTTTGCAGCGGCAACTTGTTTGCGTGCGCATCCAGAAATTTCAGAAATGGTTGAAGGAGCGATTGCAGACGATTATTTGCAAGAAGGCTTTCAAGACCGATTGGATCAAATTGAAAAAATATTATACTTGGTTAGCGAACAAAAAAAAGAGGATTTTAAAATAGTTTTTCCTCTTAAAAATATGTTTAAATACGAAGTTATGAAAGCCATTCCACCCAACATCTTAAAGCTAACTTGGTCTTGTCGATATCCAGAAGGAGCTGCCAATTGGGAATTAAAACGCTGTCATAAGTGTTCTACTTGTGAGACAATAGATGCTGTGCTAAAAAAACACCCCGACGAATTTCGTTTTTTACAAGACAGTTGGCTCTGA
- a CDS encoding SBBP repeat-containing protein, producing MKLFSFLLLFCTLQISYGQGVSLAQGTALIHSGQSTAFEENKGQIRDIEGNRAPYVHYRYKQGGTSVFMLSTGIAYQFSKVNDVNAANSNDNKWREASPKSVDLETYRMDMRLVGANSNAIIKAEEEQENYINYYNENRLDIHSYGKLIYKDIYPGIDWVVYTTDKGLKYDFVVHPGADPAQIQLAFEHHEGLQLNKNGSFTLSNSMGTITEQAPVSFQGKKEVRSSFELEGNSIRFKLGNYDPTKALIIDPSLIWSTYYGGSDLDRITGCATDANGNIFVSGYSRSTSNIASGGHQNAHGSGTEDAFLVKFNSNGVRQWATYYGGTGSDIGNGCAVDPSGNIYLAGYTRSTNNIASSGHQNTYGGGEDAFLVKFNTNGTRQWATYYGGIGSDVGDGCAIDANGNVFIVGRAQSTSSIASGGHQNIHGGGTSDAFLVKFNSNGTRQWATYYGGADTEIFLNCTADANGNSYITGITRSANNIASSGHQNTYGGGEDAFLVKFNSNGVRQWGTYYGTAGDDNGNACVADANGNIFLIGSTESTTNMASGGHQNTYGGGSQDAFLVKFNSSGVRQWGTYYGGSSSDVGGYGTIHTNGNIFLGGFSASTSNIASGGHQNTHGGSQDAFLVEFNTNGVRQWATYLGGSASDIGRGCVVDANGHVYLAGHTSSTSGIALSGHQNTYGGGFVDGFLAKLTTTTSTACNPTTNSISATACGSYTYNGQTYTNSGVYMDTLTNAGGCDSIVTLNLTIGGATYDVSAITYTSINATGGTSVNLGDDALSASLPIGFDFNFFGNTYNDFRISSNGFITFGTNTTTSGCCSGQVLPNTNQPNNLIALFWEDLLPPNGGTIRYLTAGTAPNRVLVVEFVDIEHHPSGDSVQGQIHIYESTNIIEVHVAKQPAAGRHTLGIENGTGVLGYSAPNRNGIAWTIATPEAWRFAPVVGGVDVQTACSSYTWIDGKTYTSSNNTATHIIQGGSWTGCDSVVQLDLIIYNTPGGNGTLSENMEGGALISGTGYSRELTNAYFYNPNNISEANFSSLEGSLYGYGQTGGFVNSDRSIRFRTYAIPAGNEMAIVMKKVDLDCNAQVSFSYAHQNYLGNVDTMQVEVSTDCGATWTTVWMKSGADLATAGASTSNFLPPFTASDWVRDTADLSAYSNMPDVIVKFTVLSGYGNNIYLDDINITSSLGYATRTVTACNSYSFNGQVYMNSGIYVDTVSTPGTCDSVITLDLTINNSTTGTDVQTACDTYTWIDGNTYTSSNNTATHTLTNAAGCDSVVTLNLTINNSTTGTDVQTACDTYTWIDGNTYTSSNNTATHTLTNAAGCDSVVTLNLTINNSTTGTDVQTACDTYTWIDGNTYTSSNNTATHTLTNAVGCDSVVTLNLTINNSTTGTDVQTACNTYTWIDGNTYTSSNNTATHTLTNAAGCDSVVTLNLTINTPTTGTDVQTACNTYTWIDGNTYTSSNNTATHTLTNAVGCDSVVTLNLTINTPTTGTDVQTACDTYTWIDGNTYTSSNNTVTHTLTNAVGCDSVVTLNLTINNSTTGTDVQTACDTYTWIDGNTYTSSNNTATHILTNAAGCDSVVTLNLTINNSTTGTDVQTACDTYTWIDGNTYTSSNNTATHTLTNAVGCDSVVTLNLTINTPTTGTDVQTACNTYTWIDGNTYTSSNNTATHTLTNAAGCDSVVTLNLTINTPTTGTDVQTACDTYTWIDGNTYTSSNNTATHTLTNAAGCDSVVTLNLTINNSTTGTDVQTACDTYTWIDGNTYTSSNNTATHTLTNAAGCDSVVTLNLTITTVDTTVSQNGLTLTANQSGATYQWVDCNNGNTAIAGATGQSFTPVANGDYAVMITFNNCTGTSSCFNVVVNALPTVEEGIKQVRVYPNPTTGQVNIELEEVLKQGVARLMDVNGRLLLEQSIDGKQFIQLNIEALPTAVYFLELQSLKGVYSQKIIKE from the coding sequence ATGAAACTATTTTCTTTTCTTTTACTCTTTTGTACCCTGCAAATTAGTTATGGGCAGGGGGTAAGCTTAGCACAGGGAACTGCGCTTATCCATTCAGGGCAATCAACAGCCTTTGAGGAAAATAAAGGTCAAATTCGGGATATAGAAGGCAATAGAGCACCCTATGTTCATTATCGTTACAAACAGGGAGGAACGAGCGTCTTTATGCTATCGACAGGAATTGCTTATCAGTTTAGCAAGGTTAACGATGTCAATGCTGCTAATTCAAATGATAATAAATGGAGGGAAGCCTCTCCGAAATCAGTTGATTTAGAAACTTACCGAATGGATATGCGTTTGGTTGGTGCTAATTCAAATGCTATTATTAAAGCGGAAGAGGAACAGGAGAATTACATCAATTATTACAATGAAAATAGACTAGACATTCATAGTTATGGTAAATTAATTTACAAAGACATTTATCCTGGAATCGATTGGGTGGTATACACAACAGATAAAGGGTTGAAATATGACTTTGTAGTACATCCAGGCGCTGATCCTGCGCAAATTCAGTTAGCGTTTGAGCACCATGAAGGACTACAGCTTAATAAAAATGGTAGTTTTACACTATCGAATTCTATGGGAACAATTACAGAGCAGGCTCCTGTTTCTTTTCAAGGCAAAAAAGAAGTGCGTTCTTCTTTTGAGTTGGAAGGAAATAGCATTCGATTTAAGCTTGGCAATTATGACCCCACCAAAGCCTTGATAATCGACCCTAGCCTAATTTGGTCTACTTATTATGGAGGATCAGACTTAGACCGAATTACTGGTTGTGCTACCGATGCTAATGGAAATATTTTTGTATCTGGTTACAGTAGATCTACTAGTAATATCGCTTCAGGTGGTCATCAAAATGCACATGGAAGTGGCACTGAAGATGCGTTTTTGGTTAAATTTAATAGCAATGGCGTTCGTCAATGGGCAACGTATTACGGTGGTACAGGTAGTGATATAGGGAATGGTTGTGCTGTAGATCCCAGTGGCAATATTTACCTAGCAGGGTATACCCGTTCTACGAATAACATCGCTTCAAGTGGTCATCAAAATACGTATGGAGGTGGCGAAGATGCGTTCTTGGTCAAATTTAACACGAATGGTACTCGTCAGTGGGCAACCTATTATGGTGGTATAGGCAGTGATGTTGGAGATGGTTGTGCTATAGATGCCAATGGCAATGTCTTTATAGTAGGAAGAGCACAGTCTACTAGTAGTATCGCTTCAGGTGGTCATCAAAATATACATGGAGGAGGGACTTCGGATGCTTTTTTGGTAAAGTTTAATAGTAATGGTACGCGTCAGTGGGCAACCTATTATGGTGGTGCAGATACAGAAATATTTCTTAATTGTACAGCAGATGCTAATGGCAATTCGTATATAACGGGTATCACCCGTTCTGCGAATAACATTGCTTCAAGTGGGCATCAAAATACCTATGGAGGTGGCGAAGATGCTTTTCTCGTAAAGTTTAATAGTAATGGCGTTCGTCAATGGGGAACTTATTATGGTACTGCTGGTGATGATAATGGTAATGCTTGTGTTGCAGATGCCAATGGAAATATCTTTTTGATAGGTTCAACAGAATCTACTACGAATATGGCTTCAGGCGGTCATCAGAATACTTATGGAGGTGGTAGCCAAGATGCCTTTTTAGTAAAGTTTAATAGCAGTGGTGTGCGTCAATGGGGAACTTATTACGGAGGTAGTTCTTCTGATGTTGGCGGATATGGGACGATACATACCAATGGAAATATATTCTTAGGAGGTTTTTCGGCATCTACTAGTAATATCGCTTCAGGTGGTCATCAAAATACGCATGGAGGTAGTCAAGATGCTTTTCTAGTTGAATTTAATACGAATGGTGTGCGTCAATGGGCAACTTATTTGGGTGGAAGTGCTAGTGATATAGGGAGAGGTTGTGTTGTCGATGCCAATGGTCATGTTTATTTGGCAGGACACACAAGCTCTACAAGTGGTATTGCATTAAGTGGTCATCAGAATACTTATGGAGGTGGTTTTGTGGATGGGTTTTTGGCAAAATTAACAACAACTACAAGTACGGCTTGTAATCCAACAACCAACAGTATCTCTGCAACAGCTTGCGGTTCCTATACTTATAATGGACAAACCTATACCAATTCAGGAGTATATATGGATACCTTAACAAATGCTGGTGGGTGTGACTCTATCGTAACACTTAATCTGACGATTGGAGGAGCTACTTATGATGTATCCGCTATTACTTACACTTCAATAAATGCTACTGGTGGAACATCCGTTAATTTAGGAGATGATGCTTTAAGTGCAAGTCTACCAATTGGATTTGATTTTAACTTTTTTGGAAACACATACAATGATTTTAGAATTAGCTCCAATGGTTTTATAACATTTGGAACGAATACGACTACTAGTGGTTGTTGTTCAGGGCAGGTATTGCCAAATACCAACCAACCTAATAACTTAATCGCTTTGTTTTGGGAAGATTTGTTGCCACCGAATGGAGGAACAATTCGTTACCTTACAGCAGGAACAGCACCAAATAGAGTTTTGGTCGTAGAGTTTGTTGACATTGAACATCACCCTAGTGGAGACAGTGTACAAGGGCAAATTCATATTTACGAAAGTACCAACATCATCGAAGTGCATGTTGCAAAACAACCGGCAGCAGGCAGACACACATTGGGAATTGAAAATGGAACAGGAGTATTGGGATATAGTGCGCCTAATAGAAATGGCATAGCATGGACCATTGCGACCCCTGAAGCTTGGCGTTTTGCTCCTGTTGTTGGTGGGGTAGACGTGCAAACGGCTTGTAGTAGCTACACTTGGATTGATGGAAAAACGTATACAAGTAGCAATAATACAGCAACACACATTATACAAGGAGGTTCTTGGACTGGATGTGATTCTGTGGTGCAATTGGATTTAATTATTTATAATACACCAGGAGGCAATGGTACCCTATCCGAAAATATGGAAGGAGGAGCACTTATTTCAGGAACTGGTTATTCACGAGAATTGACGAACGCTTACTTTTATAACCCTAATAATATATCAGAAGCCAATTTCTCTTCTTTAGAGGGTTCGTTGTACGGTTATGGACAAACAGGAGGATTTGTCAATTCAGACCGTTCTATTCGCTTTAGAACTTATGCGATACCTGCGGGCAATGAAATGGCTATTGTAATGAAGAAAGTCGATTTGGATTGTAATGCTCAAGTGTCTTTTTCTTACGCACATCAAAATTACTTAGGGAATGTCGATACCATGCAAGTAGAAGTTTCTACGGATTGTGGGGCAACATGGACAACTGTATGGATGAAATCAGGAGCGGATTTAGCAACTGCGGGAGCAAGTACAAGCAACTTTCTTCCTCCATTTACGGCTTCTGATTGGGTGCGAGATACGGCCGACTTGTCAGCTTACAGTAATATGCCAGATGTGATTGTGAAATTTACAGTGTTGTCGGGATATGGCAACAACATTTATTTAGATGATATTAATATTACTTCTTCTTTGGGGTATGCGACTAGAACCGTAACCGCTTGTAATAGCTATTCATTTAATGGGCAGGTGTATATGAATTCAGGTATTTATGTAGATACTGTTAGTACACCAGGGACTTGTGATTCGGTTATAACGTTAGATTTAACGATCAACAACTCTACAACAGGGACAGACGTACAAACAGCTTGCGATACTTACACATGGATAGATGGGAATACGTACACAAGTTCTAACAACACAGCAACGCATACCTTGACGAATGCAGCAGGCTGTGACAGTGTGGTAACATTGAATTTGACAATCAATAACTCTACAACAGGAACAGACGTACAAACGGCTTGCGATACGTACACATGGATAGATGGGAATACGTACACGAGTTCTAATAATACAGCAACCCATACCTTGACGAATGCAGCAGGCTGTGACAGTGTGGTAACGTTGAACTTGACGATCAATAACTCTACAACAGGAACAGACGTACAAACGGCTTGCGATACGTACACATGGATAGATGGGAATACGTACACGAGTTCTAATAATACAGCAACCCATACTTTGACGAATGCAGTAGGTTGTGATAGTGTGGTAACGTTGAACTTGACGATCAATAACTCTACAACAGGAACAGACGTACAAACGGCTTGTAATACGTACACATGGATAGATGGAAACACGTACACGAGTTCTAACAACACAGCAACCCATACTTTGACGAATGCAGCAGGTTGTGATAGTGTGGTGACCTTGAATCTGACGATCAATACGCCAACAACAGGAACAGACGTACAAACGGCTTGTAACACATACACATGGATAGATGGGAATACGTACACAAGTTCTAACAACACAGCAACCCATACTTTGACGAATGCAGTAGGTTGTGATAGTGTGGTGACCTTGAATCTGACGATCAACACGCCAACAACAGGAACAGACGTACAAACAGCATGTGATACGTACACATGGATAGATGGGAATACGTACACAAGTTCTAACAACACAGTAACCCATACTTTGACGAATGCAGTAGGTTGTGATAGTGTGGTGACCTTGAATTTGACAATCAATAACTCTACAACGGGAACAGATGTACAAACAGCTTGTGATACGTACACATGGATAGATGGGAACACCTACACAAGTTCTAATAATACAGCAACGCATATTTTGACGAATGCAGCAGGTTGTGATAGTGTGGTAACGTTGAATTTGACAATCAATAACTCTACAACAGGAACAGATGTACAAACAGCTTGTGATACGTACACATGGATAGATGGGAATACGTACACGAGTTCTAACAACACAGCAACGCATACTTTGACGAATGCAGTAGGTTGTGATAGTGTGGTAACCTTGAATTTGACGATCAACACGCCAACAACAGGAACAGATGTACAAACAGCTTGTAATACGTACACATGGATAGATGGGAATACGTACACAAGTTCTAATAACACAGCAACGCATACTTTGACGAATGCAGCAGGTTGTGATAGTGTGGTAACGTTGAACTTGACGATCAACACGCCAACAACAGGAACAGATGTACAAACGGCTTGCGATACGTACACATGGATAGATGGAAATACGTATACGAGTTCTAACAACACAGCAACACATACTTTGACGAATGCAGCAGGTTGTGATAGTGTGGTAACGTTGAACTTGACGATCAACAACTCTACAACGGGAACAGACGTACAAACGGCTTGCGATACGTACACATGGATAGATGGGAACACGTACACAAGTTCTAACAACACAGCAACGCATACTTTGACGAATGCAGCAGGCTGCGATAGTGTGGTAACCTTGAATCTGACGATTACTACAGTAGATACAACCGTAAGTCAGAATGGTTTAACTTTAACAGCAAATCAAAGTGGAGCTACTTATCAATGGGTAGATTGTAACAATGGAAATACAGCAATTGCTGGGGCGACTGGGCAAAGTTTTACACC